In the genome of Nocardioides sp. NBC_00368, the window ACGCGAGATGGTCTTGAAGTCGGTGAACCGGACCGTGAGCGCGATCGTGCGGCCGACCGTGCCGGCCCTCCTCATCCGCCGGGTGACGCGGGCCGAGAGGCGCAGCAGCTCACGCACGATGTCCTCGCGATCGCTCAGGTCGTGACCGAAGGTCTCCTGGGCGCCGGTCGACCGGTCCGGCAGGTCGGGGCCGAGCCGTCCGGTCAGCTCGCGCCGGTCCGTGCCGGTGGCGAGCCGGTGCAGGTGGCCGCCGAGGCGTGGACCGAGGATCTGGTGGAGCGTCGGGACGGGAGTGCGGGCGATGTCGCCGACCGTCTCGAAGCCGAGCCGCCGAAGCCGGTTGCGCGTGCTCGGCCCGACGCCGTAGAGCTCCCCGACGTCGAGCGGGTGCAGGAATCCGGGGATGTCCTCCGGCCGCACGACCACCACCCCGTCGGGCTTCGCCTTGCGGCTGCCGACCTTGGCCACGCTCGGCGTCGGCGCGACGCCGACCGAGCAGGTGATGCTCAGCTCCTCGGCGATCTGGCGCCGGATCCGCTGGGCGATGCTCTCCGGGCTCCCGAAGAGCCTGGTCGCCCCGCTGACGTCGAGGAACGCCTCGTCGACGCTCACCACCTCCACCAGCGGGGTGGCGCGGCGGAAGATCTCGCGGACCTGCTTGGAGACCTCGGCGACCTCCCCGAAGTCGAGACGGACCGAGACGAGCTGCGGGCACAGGCGCCTCGCCATCGAGCCGGGCATCGCGGCACGTATGCCGTAGGCCCGCGCCGGGTAGTTGGCGCAGGTCACCACGCCTCGCGCATGCCCGCCCACCACCACCGGCTGGTCCCAGAGGTCGGGCTGGTGCCGGATCGCCACCGAGACGAAGAAGGCGTCCATGTCGACATGGAGGATCGGGGTGACCTCCGGAGCGCCAGCGGAGGAGGTCACCCCGATCCTCCGAGGACGCGGACCAGCGCTGACTCGGCGCAAATGTCACGCCGGAGCGCTAGCGGAGGTGGGACCTTTGCGCCGCGTCGGCGCCCGTGGGCGAAGCGAAGCGAGCCGTCAGCGAAGCGAAGCGAGCCGAATGCGAAGCGAAGCGAGCCCTCAGCGAAGCGAAGCGAGCAAATGCACCTGCGACGCGAACGGCAGGTAGTCCGGCCGCGTGGAGACGGCCTGCTCGAGATCGACCAGCGCATTGGTCGCACCAGGCTCGACATCGAGCAGCGACCCCGGAACATGATCGACGAAGACACGTACGCCACGGACGTCCGTGACCTCGAAGCCCGCCGCGTCCAGCAGCCGGGTGACCTCGTCGAGAGCGAACCGGCGACCGGAGCGGCCCTGCGGCGCGGTGTCGTCGAGCAGCTCGGCGGCCTGAGCGAAGTGGCCGGCCAGGGCACGCGAGAGGACGGCGGCGGTGCGCTGGGAGACCAGCAGGCTGAGGGTGCCGCCGGGGCGGAGCACCTCGCGGATCCCCGCCAGTGCGTCCTCCGGGTCGGGGACGACCTCGAGGACGCCGTGGCAGAGCACCAGGTCGGCACCGCCCGGGTCGGCGACGTCGGAGAGGGCGGCCAGGTCACCCTGGCGTGCGTCGACGGTGACGCCGGCCTCGCGGGCACGGCGGTCGAGGGCTGCCAGCGCGTCCGGGCTGGGGTCGACGACGGTGACCCGGTGACCGAGCCCGGCGATGCGTACGGCTGAGGTTCCGGTGCCTCCGCCGATGTCGAGGACGTCGAGCGAGCCGGAGGCCAGGACCGGGTCGAGCGCGTCCCAGACGGCGACGGTCCGGGCGCCTGCCCGACGACTGGTTGATGCGGAGCCAGCTGCCATGGGGCCAAGCGTAGGCCCTGATCCCACCTCACCTGAATCAGCCCACGAGGCGGTCGTGACGCAGGCGGGTGACCTGGGAGGTGTGGGCCATCAGCCCGAGGGACTCCTCGACCACAGCGAGGAAGCGGTCGGCGTCGCGCACCTGCTCATCGGCCTCCTCGGCGGTGACCGCTCGGATGGAGCCGGCCTCCGCGGCGGCGCGCTTGGCGGCGCCCGCGGCGAAGTATTCCGCCCACACGGAGAGCTCGGGCGCGACCTTCTTGAGACGGACCCAGGCGTTCCAGGGACGACGGCGGCCGGCCCGGGTCGCGGCCTCGACCGGATCGGTGCGGGCGGCGATCAGCGCTGCGGCGGCCTGGAGGGCGGCGACATGCGCCATGGCGTACCTGCTCGGCACGTCGTCGGCCGCGATGGCCTCCGAGAGAGACTCGGTGGCGCGGAAGAGGTAGCTGTGAGTCGTCGCCGGCAGCAGATGCATCGGGTCGTCCTTCTCGCTCAAGGTCGACCCCGCAGTGGACGGCTCCGGCGGGCGTCGGGGGTCGAGGACGACGCCCGCCAGAGCCTGGTTGTTCGAACATTTGTTCGAACACGGGATCAAACTACACCCCGCCACCGACAGTCACAAGACGTTTCGGTGACGGGGCGTGTCGAGGTGGTGCCGGTGGCCGCTCAGTCGTCGGCGACGGCGCCGCGGATCCGGTGCGGCGGGTGGATGTAGCGGGTGTTCGCGGGTAGCCACATGACCGCCAGCAGCCCGGCGGCGATGACGATCGCGATCCCGGTGAGCACGCTGATGATCACCGGCGGGCCGGTCAGGATGCCGCCGATGCTGGCGACCGCGGAGATGAACACCAGGAACGTGATCGTGATCCGGGCCCACTCGAAGCCGTTGCGGAGGAAGACCGCGAGCACCCCCATCATGATGGCCATCACCCCGAACAGCGTGATCGCGGGGGCGATGAAGGCCGGCGCGCTGACCCGGTTGTCGGTCGGCGGGTTGATCAGGGCGTCGAGGCCCTCGGTCTCCAGGATGCGCTTGGCCGAGGGGTTGCCCTCCGCCCAGGCGCGCACGAGGTCGTCGGAGCGCAGCACCATCACCACGACCACGACCGCGCTGAAGGCGATCAGGCCGATGATCAGCCGGATCGCCCACGTCATCTCGCGCGGTACGGGCTCGGCAGCGAGCGCTGCCACCTCGAAAGCGACCTCCGGGCCCTCGCTCACGACCACACCTTCGTTCTCGTCGGGTGTCGTCATGGTCATCCGGTCTCCTTGCGACGTGGGGGTTCAGTCTCCGTTGATCAGCCCATTCTGCCGTACGGGGTGCAACGTAGGTAAATACGGATCGCGTGCGCTCGGTCTCGGGCCGACGCGACTCGGTCTCGACACGCTTCGCGGCTTCGCAAGCTCAGTCGCTGCGCTCGCTCGACCTCCTCCCGTTGCGACCGCGCTCGTTCCTCGCGCGGTCGCAGGCTCGGATGTCGGTGGCGTAGGCCAAGATGTCCTCATGGAATCTCTAGCGCTGACCTTCTCCAGTGGGTGGGCCAGTGGCATCAACGCCTACCTGGTCGTGCTGGTGCTCGGCGTCGTGCAGCGTACGACGGGGGCCGAGGCGATCCCGGACGTGCTCGGCACGTGGCCGGTGCTGGCCGCCGCGGGGCTGATGTACGCGATCGAGTTCGTCGCCGACAAGGTGCCCTACGTCGACTCGACCTGGGACTCGATCTCCACGGTGATCCGACCCACCATCGGCGCGGTGATCGGCGTCCTGCTCGCCGGTGAGGCCGACTCGCTCAACGAGGCCGTCGGCGGCGTGGTGGGCGGCACGACGGCGCTCATGTCCCATCTGGTCAAGGCCAGCGAGCGGCTGGCGGTCAACACCTCCCCCGAGCCGGTCTCCAACTCGGTGGTCAGCGTGGTCGAGGACGGCCTCGTCCTCGGTGTGGTCTGGTTCGCCACCGAGCACCCGCTGGCCGCGGCGGGCGTCGCCGCGGTGCTGTTGGTGGCCGGGCTGGTGCTGGTCTATCTCATCGTCCGGGCCGTTCGCGGTGGCTGGCGCAAGCTGACCCGACGCGGACGACGCGGCGCCCCACCGGACGGGCCCTCCGGCGGTGACACCTTGCCCTACCCGGTCCAGTGACGAGCATCGTCGTCCTCGGGGGCGGGTACGCCGGGATGGCCAGCGCCGCCAGGCTGGCCAAGCTCGGCCACTCGGTGACCCTGCTCGAGGCCTCCGGACAGCTCGGCGGCGCCCTGGTGCCGGTGCGCGAGGAGGGGTTCACCTGGGACGCCTCGGCGACCTCGACGCTGCTGCCCGCGGTGATGCGCGACCTGTTCCGCAAGTCCGGGCGGCCCGCGGAGCGTGAGCTCGAGCTGGTGCCGATGGACGTGGTCCGCGAGCACCGGTTCGCCGACAAGACCTCGGTCACGGTGCCGGGCGGCACCCGCGGCGCCCAGCTGGCGGCCTTCGACGAGCTGGCGCCCGGCACGGGCCGGCTGTGGACCGACTACGTGGCCCGGTTCAGCGAGGACTGGGAGGTGCTGCGCCAGCACTACTTCGAGGTGCCCTGGGAGCCCTCGGCGCTGCCGTCCGCGGTCGCGGAGCGGTTCAGGTCCCGCGAGACCCTCCACAAGCGGCTGCGCAAGACGTTCAAGGACGAGCGCCTCCGGCTGGTCGCGGCGCACCCGTTCGTCGCCGCGGGCCAGGAGCTGCGTGACGTACCTGCCTGGGCGGGGTTGACCGCCTACCTCGAGCAGCGGTTCGGCGCCTGGCGCGTCGAGGGCGGGATGGGCGTGGTCGCCGAGGTGCTCACCGCCCGGATGGCCACGCGGCGGGTCTCGGTGCAGACTGCGACCCGGGTGGAGGACATCGTCGTACGCGAGGGCCGAGCGGTCGCGGTCAGCACCGCCGCCGGCGAGATCGACCTCGGCGCCGACGGCGCGGTCGTGGTCGCCTTCGACCCGCGCTCGCTGCCGGCCCTGCGGCCGCTGGTGGAGCGCACCCTGCCGGCGATCCCACCGATGACGTTCCACCTCGGGCTGGAGTCGCTGCCCGAGCACCTCACCGACCTTCCCGACGAGCTGGTTCTCCACGGCGAGCCCACCCTGGTCGTACGCACGCGTGGGCTGGCCCCCGAAGGACAGCACGCCTGGACGATCCACTCCCACGGCAAGCTGATGGAGGACGTCCTGCTGGCGCTGGCACGCCACAAGATCGATGTCCGCGAGCACGTCGTGCACCGCGTCGACCTGGGCGCCGCCGAGCTCGTACGCCGCTGGCGCGGGTCCCCGCTGGGCGTGAAGTGGGCGGGGCGCGGCACGGTGTTCCAGCGCCTCGGCCCGCGCACCCCGATCCCGAACGTCTACGCCGCCGGTGCCCACGCCACGCCGGGGGCCGGGCTGCCGTTCGCCGGGCTGTCGGCCGCGCTGGTCGCGCAGTCGATCGGGTCGGCCCGTTAGACGGTGACGTTGAGCTTGGCGAAGATCTCCAGGGTCGCCTTGGACCGGTTGAGCGTGTAGAAGTGCAGGCCGGGGGCGCCTCCGTCGAGGAGCTCCTGGCACAGCTCGGCGGCGACCGCGATCCCCTCGGCACGGATGTCGGCGGGGTCCGGACCGGCCGCGGTGATGCGCTCGACGATCTCGTCGGGCACCTCGGCGCCGATGAGCTCGCTCTGGCGGCGGATGGCGGCGAGGTTCAGGATCGGCATGATCCCCGGCAGGATCGGGATGTCCACACCGCGGGCACGGACCCGGTCGACCAGACCGAAGTAGTCCGCGGCGCGGAAGAACATCTGGGTGACCGCGAACTCCGCCCCGGCCTTCGCCTTGGCGACCAGGACGTCAGCGTCGGCCTCGATCGACTCGGCGCCCGGGTGGCCCTCAGGGAAGGCGGCGACGCCGATGCGGAAGTCGCCACGCTCCCTGGCCAGCCGCACCACGTCGATCGCGTAGTCGAGGCCACCGGGGGTCGGGGTCCACTCGGCGCGCGGACCCTCGGCGGGGTCGCCGCGCAGCGCCATCACGTGGGCGACACCCTGGGCGGCGTAGGAGTCCAGGATCCCGGCGACCTCCTCGCGGGTGTGGCCGACGCAGGTCAGGTGGGCGACGGGCAGCAGCTCGGTCTCCGCGGCGATCCGGCCGGTGATGGCCACGGTCTTGTCACGGGTCGAGCCGCCGGCACCGTAGGTGACGCTCACGAAGGTCGGCCGATAGGGCTCCAGGGCGCGCACGGCGTTCCACAGCTGCTCCTCGCCGGCCTCGTCCTTCGGCGGGAAGAACTCGAAGGAGAACGAGCGCTCGCCCTGGTTGATCAGCTCCGCCAAGGAGCGTCCACGTCCAGTCACCATCGGGCCATCGTAGTGAGTGCCCTAGGCTCGGAGAGTGAATGAAACGTGGGACGCCGATGAATTCCGCAGTCGCGTCCAGGGAGCGCTGGACAGCTTTCTCGAGACCCAGACCGAGCGGTTGGCCCCGCTCGGCGACGAGGTCGAACCGCTGCTGCGCCGGGCGCGTGAGTCGATGTCCGGAGGCAAGCGGCTGAGGGCCGCGTTCTGCTACTGGGGCTTCCACGCGGTCCGTCCCTCCCCTTCCCCCGCGGAGGAGGAGTCGCTCGTGCGGGCGGCCGCCGCGCTCGAGCTCCTCCAGGCCTCGGCGCTCGTCCACGACGACGTCATCGACGACTCCGACACCCGGCGCGGTGCGCCGGCCGCGCACCGCGCGTTCGAGGCTGACCACGCCGCCGCGGGCTGGCCGGGCCGGTCCCGCGCCTACGGCGACGCCGCTGCGGTGCTCCTCGGAGACCTGCTGCTGACCTGGGCCGATGAGCTGCTGCGTACCTCTGGGTTCGGGGGTGCCGAGACCGCCGCCGCGCTGTCGGTCTTCGATCACACCCGCAGCGAGGTCATCGCCGGGCAGTTCCTCGACATCACCGTGCAGGCGCGCGGCGCCGCCGACGTCGAGGCCGCGATGAAGGTGGTGCGCTACAAGGCGGCCAAGTACTCGGTCGAGCGTCCCCTCCACGTCGGCGCCGCCCTGGCCGGAGCCTCGCGCGAGCAGATCGAGGCGCTGTCCGCCTACGGTCTTCCCGTCGGTGAGGCCTTCCAGCTCCGCGACGATCTCCTCGGCGTCTTCGGCGATCCCTCGGTCACCGGGAAGCCCGCCGGCGACGACCTCGTCGAGGGCAAGCGCACCGTCCTCGTCGCCCTCGCCCTGGCGGGCTCGACCCCCGCCGACGCAGACCGCCTCGACAGCGCCCTCGGCCGGCCGCTCAGCGAGGAGCAGGTCGCCGAGCTGCGTACGATCATCACCACCTCCGGCGCCGAGCAGCAGGTCGAGAAGACCATCACGGAGCTCGCCGACCAGGGCCTCACCGCGCTGGACGACGCCAGGTCCGCCGGCACCCTCGACGCAGGCGCCGCCGGCACCCTCCGCTCGCTCGCGACCGCCGCCACCCAGCGCACGGTCTGAGGCCGAGGCGTCAGAGGCGCTCGGCGGGCATCTGGAAGAGGACCTTCTCGGACGGCTCGTCGGAGCCACCCATGGGCTCCATGGTGACCATGAGGTCGCCGTCCTCGACCGGTACGGCGACGGACACCTCCTCGTCGAGGACGCCGGCGGACTCCATGCCGTCGTCGGTGTGCCACCAGACCTGGTAGGTCATCCCCTCGGGGCGCGTGAGGTGGGCGGTGTCCACGGCGACCATGTGCATCTCGTGGGACATCGCGACCATCAGCTCGCCGTCGGAGGTCTCCTCCTTGTGCATCCTGGCGTCGGGGGCCGAGATCACCTGGGCGGCGGTCATCGGCGGCGGGTCGTCCTCGCGTACGACGACTCCGACCGTCACCCCGGCACCGACGATCACCGCAGCCGCCGCGGCGACGACGCCCATGAGCCGGCGTCGGCGGGGACTGCCCGCGGCGACGACGGGCCGCAGCTGCGGAGTCTCCGATGCCGTACGCAGCACCCGGCCGCGCAGCGCCACCGGCGGCGTCGCGGCGACCTCGGCGGCGAGGGAGGCGGTGGCCGCCCGCAGCGAGTCGACCTCCTCGCGGCACTCCGGGCACACCGCCAGGTGAGCCTCGAACTCGGCCCTCTCCCCGGGCACCAGGGCGTCGAGGAGGTAGGCCCCGACCAGTCCGTGCACGTCAGGCGCCATCGCGAGCCCCTCCCGCCTTCGCCTCGGGCTCCGCTTCCGCCAGGCAGTCGCGCAGCCGGATCAGGCCGTCCCGCATCCGCGTCTTCACCGTCGGCAGCGGCCGGCCGAGCAGCTCGGCGACCTCGGGATAGGTGAAGCCCTGGTAGTAGGCCAGCTGGACCGCCTGCGACTGCAGCGGCGTGAGCGACTCCATGCAGCGGCGTACGCCCTCGTGCTCGGCCGCCGTGACCACCGCCTCCTCGGGGCCGGCGACCTCCGCCGGCTCGCGTCGGGCGACCTGCTCCTCCCGGGCACGCGACGCCTGCGAGGAGCGCACCGTGTCGACGGCCCGCCGGTGCGCGATCGTCAGCACCCACGTGCGGACCGAGCCGCGCGAGGGGTCGAACCGAGCGGCCTGGCGCCACACCTCGGTGAACACCTCCTGGGTCACCTCCTCCGCCCGCGAGGGGTCGCGCACCACCCGCCGGGCGACACCGAAGACGAGCGGAGCCATCTCGTCGTAGAGGATCCCGAAGGCGTCCAGGTCGCCACCAGCGACCGCGGTGAGCACCCCCGCCAGGTCAAGGCCCTGGGGGCCCGGCGAATCGCCCACCACCCGCAGCGCTCGGCGCACACGCACCCCTTCCGACGAATGACAGATCTCACCCCGGGTTCGCAGCCGAGAAGTGGGAGGATTGGTCCCATCCGACCACCGATCGGCCACGAACACACAGCATGACATCCCGCACCTTCCTCGGACGTCTCCCGAGCGGTCCCGTCGCGGGCATCGCCGCGGGCGTGCTCGGCCTCGGCGTCGCCGAGCTCATCGCCGCCCTCGCGCGCGGGGCCTCTCCCCTGCTCGCGCTCGGCGACCGGGTCATCGACCTCACCCCGCGCTGGCTCAAGGAGGCTGCGGTCGCCACCTTCGGCACGGCCGACAAGCCGATCCTGCTTGCTTGCGTCGCGCTGGTCACGCTGGTGCTCCTCGGCGTGGCCGGCGCCCTGGCCGTACGCCGCCCCGCGCTCGGCGCGGGCATGCTGCTGCTCCTCGGTGCGGTCGACATCGCCGCTCTCCTGGCCGACCGGGCCGGCAACGGCACCATGGGCATCGTCGCGCTGGTGATCGGGCTGGCGGTCGGCGTCGCGGCGCTGGTCCTGCTGACGCGGCGTCTGCGGGAGTCCGGCGAGACACCCACCGAGGCGGTGGCGCCCGACGGCTTCGACCGGCGCCGGTTCCTCGTCGCCGCGGCGGCGGTGACCGCGGTCGGAGCGGCCGGCGGCGTCGGCGCGAAGGTGGTCATCGCCCGCCGTCGTCCGGCGACGAGGCTGGCCATCCCGGCCGCCGTCTCCCCCGCCGCGCCCCTCCCGGCCGGCGCAGAGCTCCGGATCGACGGGCTGACGCCCCACCTGACCCCCGTCGACGACTTCTACCGCATCGATATCGCCCTGCTCACCCCACGCGTCGACATCGCCGACTACCGGCTCAAGATCCACGGCCTCGTCGACAACCCGGTCGAGCTGACCTACGAGGACCTGCTCGCGATGCCGCTCTACGAGCGCCGGGTCACGATCTGCTGTGTCTCCAACGAGGTCGGCGGCGATCTGATCGGCAACGCGACCTGGACCGGCGTACGCATCCGCGACGTCCTCAAGCGCGCCGGCCTCGACCCCGATGCCGACGCGGTGAAGTCCACCGGTGCCGACGGCATCACCATCGGCACCCCGCTCGAGGCCCTCATCGACGGCCGCGACTCCCTGCTCGCGATCGCCCAGGACGGCGAGCCGTTGACGCAGGACCACGGCTTCCCTGTGCGCATGGTCGTCCCCGGCCTCTACGGCTACGTCTCGGCGACCAAGTGGCTCACCGAGCTCGAGGTCACCCGCTTCGCCGACTTCCGCGCCTACTGGACCGACCGCGGCTGGTCCGCCGAGGGGCCGATCAAGACCCAGTGCCGCATCGACATCCCCGGCGACGACGTCATGCCGGGTCAGCGGACCGTTGCCGGGGTCGCCTGGGCACAACACCGTGGGATCAGCAAGGTCGAGGTACGCATCGACGACGGCCCCTGGCAGCCCGCCACGCTCGCCGCCGAGGACAGCGTCGACACCTGGCGGCAGTGGACCTACCGCTGGGACGCGACCGAGGGCGAGCACCGGATCCAGGCGCGGGCCTTCGACCGCACCGGCACCCCGCAGACCGGCAACGAGGTGCCGCCCGCTCCCGACGGAGCCACCGGCTACCCCACCCGGACCGTCACGGTCGGGTGATCAGCCCAGGTCGGCCAGGTCCGTATCGGGACCGTCGCCACGCAGCAGCACGGTGAACGCCGGACGGTCCTCGGAGATCTCCGCGGCGCGGTCCTTCAGGACCCCGACGATCTTGTCGAAACCGGCGCGGTCGGCATAGGCGGCGCATCCCCAGGTCTCCCACAGCAGCACCGTGGGCGCGGAGAGGTCGCGCAGCGAGTCCCACAGCGCGTCGAGGTTGCGGCCGAAGTGGGCCGGGAAACCGAGCGCGGCGCCGATGGCGCCCAGCACCTCGTCCTTGGTCTCGGCGACGTCCGCGATCTGCTTCAGCGACCAGCCGGCACCGGTCACCGACTCGGCGAGGTCGGCGGCCGCCAGCTCGGTGTGCCAGCGGTAGACGCCGGGATCGATCCTCCCGGCCAGGAGACCTGCCAGTCCACTCATCTGCCCCATCACCCCCGGTCGATCCGTGCGAACGACTCGTAGTGGTCCTCGGTGTAGTAGAACTCCCCACCCTCGCCTGTGACGATACGCCGCGCACCCCGATCGTCGGAGCCGGGCGTCGGCACGGTGTATTCGGCGTAGTAGCCCGAGGGCTCCTCGGGCAGGATCCCCTCGCGGTTGCCGAAGGTGCTGCCGTCCTTGCCCGGGTAGGGGAACGGGCCGCCGTCGTCGATCAGCCGGAGCGTCTCCACTCCTTCGGGCGGCAGGTCGGACTCCGCGATCCAGATCAGACCGCTGTCGGGATCGGTGCCGGTCCGCCCGCCTCCGCCGTCGCCGACTTCGCCCGAGCCGGAACCGGAGCATCCGGCGAGCAGCGCCATCACCGCTGCCAGCAGCAGGGCGGCCAGGGCAGACTTCGACCTCACGACGGTCCTCCGAGACGTACGGACAGGGTCGGCCTAGAGTGCCATGGCCTGGGCCCGGCGCTTGACCTCCGACCCGCGGTTCTCCCGAAGCGCGTCGATCGGGCGGCCGGGGAGGTCGTCGTCGAGGAAGAGCCAGGCGATGATCTCGCGGTCGTCGTAGCCGCCGTCGTGGAGCACGTGCAGCAGCCCGCCCAGGCCCTTGACCGGCAGGCCGTCCTGGATGAACAGGGCCGGGATGTGCTGGCCCTTGATGCCCGGAGGCACCGCCGCCGCGAGCTCGTGCTCGCGGATCATGGTGCGCACCTTCCCCACCGTCACGCCGAGCAACGACGCAGCGGTGGCCCAGTCGATCCACTCCTCCACCAGGACACCCAGATCCTGCTCCGCCAACCGCATCTCGCTCATAACGATCACATTACCGGCCCGGGTAGCCGGGCCGGAAAGTCGTGAGTGGGACCCGCTGGTCCGTACCATTGCCCGGTCCGGAATACTTCTCCAACCGGAGACAGGAGGATCGCGTGGCTAGTGAGGCGGACCCCCGCGAGGGCGTGATCGGGCGCCACGGCGGAGGCTCGGCTACCGCATCCGACCCCCTTCTGGGCAAGGTCCTGGGGATGCGTTACCGGATCGTCGAGAAGGTCGCGAAGGGCGGCATGGCGACGGTATAC includes:
- the dinB gene encoding DNA polymerase IV, whose protein sequence is MTSSAGAPEVTPILHVDMDAFFVSVAIRHQPDLWDQPVVVGGHARGVVTCANYPARAYGIRAAMPGSMARRLCPQLVSVRLDFGEVAEVSKQVREIFRRATPLVEVVSVDEAFLDVSGATRLFGSPESIAQRIRRQIAEELSITCSVGVAPTPSVAKVGSRKAKPDGVVVVRPEDIPGFLHPLDVGELYGVGPSTRNRLRRLGFETVGDIARTPVPTLHQILGPRLGGHLHRLATGTDRRELTGRLGPDLPDRSTGAQETFGHDLSDREDIVRELLRLSARVTRRMRRAGTVGRTIALTVRFTDFKTISRSRTLPDPTDVTQEVHATAVRLYDELNLRGRALRLVGVRVEHLITREGTDRQLVLGERERGWSEADRAVDQVAERFGSSLVRRASLLDHGRG
- a CDS encoding methyltransferase domain-containing protein, with translation MAAGSASTSRRAGARTVAVWDALDPVLASGSLDVLDIGGGTGTSAVRIAGLGHRVTVVDPSPDALAALDRRAREAGVTVDARQGDLAALSDVADPGGADLVLCHGVLEVVPDPEDALAGIREVLRPGGTLSLLVSQRTAAVLSRALAGHFAQAAELLDDTAPQGRSGRRFALDEVTRLLDAAGFEVTDVRGVRVFVDHVPGSLLDVEPGATNALVDLEQAVSTRPDYLPFASQVHLLASLR
- a CDS encoding SAV_6107 family HEPN domain-containing protein; translated protein: MSEKDDPMHLLPATTHSYLFRATESLSEAIAADDVPSRYAMAHVAALQAAAALIAARTDPVEAATRAGRRRPWNAWVRLKKVAPELSVWAEYFAAGAAKRAAAEAGSIRAVTAEEADEQVRDADRFLAVVEESLGLMAHTSQVTRLRHDRLVG
- a CDS encoding DUF4126 domain-containing protein; this translates as MESLALTFSSGWASGINAYLVVLVLGVVQRTTGAEAIPDVLGTWPVLAAAGLMYAIEFVADKVPYVDSTWDSISTVIRPTIGAVIGVLLAGEADSLNEAVGGVVGGTTALMSHLVKASERLAVNTSPEPVSNSVVSVVEDGLVLGVVWFATEHPLAAAGVAAVLLVAGLVLVYLIVRAVRGGWRKLTRRGRRGAPPDGPSGGDTLPYPVQ
- a CDS encoding phytoene desaturase family protein, with amino-acid sequence MTSIVVLGGGYAGMASAARLAKLGHSVTLLEASGQLGGALVPVREEGFTWDASATSTLLPAVMRDLFRKSGRPAERELELVPMDVVREHRFADKTSVTVPGGTRGAQLAAFDELAPGTGRLWTDYVARFSEDWEVLRQHYFEVPWEPSALPSAVAERFRSRETLHKRLRKTFKDERLRLVAAHPFVAAGQELRDVPAWAGLTAYLEQRFGAWRVEGGMGVVAEVLTARMATRRVSVQTATRVEDIVVREGRAVAVSTAAGEIDLGADGAVVVAFDPRSLPALRPLVERTLPAIPPMTFHLGLESLPEHLTDLPDELVLHGEPTLVVRTRGLAPEGQHAWTIHSHGKLMEDVLLALARHKIDVREHVVHRVDLGAAELVRRWRGSPLGVKWAGRGTVFQRLGPRTPIPNVYAAGAHATPGAGLPFAGLSAALVAQSIGSAR
- the metF gene encoding methylenetetrahydrofolate reductase [NAD(P)H], whose translation is MVTGRGRSLAELINQGERSFSFEFFPPKDEAGEEQLWNAVRALEPYRPTFVSVTYGAGGSTRDKTVAITGRIAAETELLPVAHLTCVGHTREEVAGILDSYAAQGVAHVMALRGDPAEGPRAEWTPTPGGLDYAIDVVRLARERGDFRIGVAAFPEGHPGAESIEADADVLVAKAKAGAEFAVTQMFFRAADYFGLVDRVRARGVDIPILPGIMPILNLAAIRRQSELIGAEVPDEIVERITAAGPDPADIRAEGIAVAAELCQELLDGGAPGLHFYTLNRSKATLEIFAKLNVTV
- a CDS encoding polyprenyl synthetase family protein, with protein sequence MNETWDADEFRSRVQGALDSFLETQTERLAPLGDEVEPLLRRARESMSGGKRLRAAFCYWGFHAVRPSPSPAEEESLVRAAAALELLQASALVHDDVIDDSDTRRGAPAAHRAFEADHAAAGWPGRSRAYGDAAAVLLGDLLLTWADELLRTSGFGGAETAAALSVFDHTRSEVIAGQFLDITVQARGAADVEAAMKVVRYKAAKYSVERPLHVGAALAGASREQIEALSAYGLPVGEAFQLRDDLLGVFGDPSVTGKPAGDDLVEGKRTVLVALALAGSTPADADRLDSALGRPLSEEQVAELRTIITTSGAEQQVEKTITELADQGLTALDDARSAGTLDAGAAGTLRSLATAATQRTV
- a CDS encoding anti-sigma factor — its product is MAPDVHGLVGAYLLDALVPGERAEFEAHLAVCPECREEVDSLRAATASLAAEVAATPPVALRGRVLRTASETPQLRPVVAAGSPRRRRLMGVVAAAAAVIVGAGVTVGVVVREDDPPPMTAAQVISAPDARMHKEETSDGELMVAMSHEMHMVAVDTAHLTRPEGMTYQVWWHTDDGMESAGVLDEEVSVAVPVEDGDLMVTMEPMGGSDEPSEKVLFQMPAERL
- the sigK gene encoding ECF RNA polymerase sigma factor SigK, yielding MRRALRVVGDSPGPQGLDLAGVLTAVAGGDLDAFGILYDEMAPLVFGVARRVVRDPSRAEEVTQEVFTEVWRQAARFDPSRGSVRTWVLTIAHRRAVDTVRSSQASRAREEQVARREPAEVAGPEEAVVTAAEHEGVRRCMESLTPLQSQAVQLAYYQGFTYPEVAELLGRPLPTVKTRMRDGLIRLRDCLAEAEPEAKAGGARDGA
- a CDS encoding molybdopterin-dependent oxidoreductase, with amino-acid sequence MTSRTFLGRLPSGPVAGIAAGVLGLGVAELIAALARGASPLLALGDRVIDLTPRWLKEAAVATFGTADKPILLACVALVTLVLLGVAGALAVRRPALGAGMLLLLGAVDIAALLADRAGNGTMGIVALVIGLAVGVAALVLLTRRLRESGETPTEAVAPDGFDRRRFLVAAAAVTAVGAAGGVGAKVVIARRRPATRLAIPAAVSPAAPLPAGAELRIDGLTPHLTPVDDFYRIDIALLTPRVDIADYRLKIHGLVDNPVELTYEDLLAMPLYERRVTICCVSNEVGGDLIGNATWTGVRIRDVLKRAGLDPDADAVKSTGADGITIGTPLEALIDGRDSLLAIAQDGEPLTQDHGFPVRMVVPGLYGYVSATKWLTELEVTRFADFRAYWTDRGWSAEGPIKTQCRIDIPGDDVMPGQRTVAGVAWAQHRGISKVEVRIDDGPWQPATLAAEDSVDTWRQWTYRWDATEGEHRIQARAFDRTGTPQTGNEVPPAPDGATGYPTRTVTVG
- a CDS encoding barstar family protein, which codes for MSGLAGLLAGRIDPGVYRWHTELAAADLAESVTGAGWSLKQIADVAETKDEVLGAIGAALGFPAHFGRNLDALWDSLRDLSAPTVLLWETWGCAAYADRAGFDKIVGVLKDRAAEISEDRPAFTVLLRGDGPDTDLADLG
- a CDS encoding ribonuclease domain-containing protein gives rise to the protein MRSKSALAALLLAAVMALLAGCSGSGSGEVGDGGGGRTGTDPDSGLIWIAESDLPPEGVETLRLIDDGGPFPYPGKDGSTFGNREGILPEEPSGYYAEYTVPTPGSDDRGARRIVTGEGGEFYYTEDHYESFARIDRG